A genome region from Triticum aestivum cultivar Chinese Spring chromosome 2B, IWGSC CS RefSeq v2.1, whole genome shotgun sequence includes the following:
- the LOC123046431 gene encoding uncharacterized protein, translated as MSSSLVVSGNGDEDACVGETPVVVSGKGEASVVVSGKGEASVVVSGKGKDAVKPSCTAQYSCVKRLRERRLLSFLLDQGFHGAFRELTRETAALFDMDHMRWLVRRGRWYDALFYLNIFLPPLKSERRSLRARIFHNFLLMHGRFADVVAGNKDPYLDKQYANGRSNSTDAERRFRSMNYSILAPDAGQLRAAIDWDRVRSHAEFVVRRMALATPELRRPMVLPSRCMMPHDVLPIGTGLFRKRRVKKQGPQPPKTEAILTALKHQQYCRQLRDSSVGSKDEELELLVNFLDETLQAGLPRGCTLSYDLQPSGKEVELAADSSHAPSVQTMLGTSTDKVKVHATSLVRISGAPICQIISRALKVHAKNPGILSPTNAGTKRLIQAGCHARNQMGGLRTVEDDIYPKKQRTDGAFDEASSVPAFGGRVSTDTSTLVNFRPKLRPVCSM; from the exons ATGAGTTCCTCCCTCGTGGTCTCCGGCAATGGCGACGAGGACGCCTGCGTGGGCGAGACCCCCGTCGTGGTCTCCGGcaagggcgaggcctccgtcgtggtCTCCGGcaagggcgaggcctccgtcgtggtCTCCGGCAAGGGCAAGGACGCCGTCAAGCCCTCATGCACGGCGCAGTATTCCTGCGTCAAGCGGCTTCGTGAGCggcgcctcctctccttcctcctggaccaAGGCTTCCACGGCGCCTTCAGAGA GCTGACCCGCGAGACGGCGGCGCTGTTCGACATGGATCACATGCGGTGGCTGGTCAGGCGGGGCCGGTGGTACGACGCCCTCTTTTACCTCAACATCTTCCTGCCGCCGCTCAAAAGTGAGAGGAGGAGCCTCCGCGCCAGGATCTTCCACAACTTCCTCCTCATGCACGGTCGCTTCGCCGACGTCGTCGCCGGCAACAAGGACCCGTACCTGGACAAGCAGTATGCCAACGGCCGCAGTAACTCCACAGACGCCGAGCGCAGGTTCCGTTCCATGAACTACTCCATACTCGCCCCGGACGCCGGCCAGCTCAGGGCTGCCATCGACTGGGACAGAGTGAGGAGCCATGCAGAGTTTGTTGTCCGCAGGATGGCTCTTGCTACTCCAGAGCTGAGACGCCCGATGGTGTTGCCGTCCCGCTGCATGATGCCGCACGATGTACTCCCCATTGGGACCGG TTTGTTCCGGAAGAGACGCGTGAAGAAACAAGGCCCCCAGCCGCCAAAAACAGAAGCTATCTTAACAGCTTTGAAACA CCAGCAGTATTGCAGACAGTTAAGGGATTCGAGCGTTG GGTCGAAAGATGAAGAACTGGAACTGCTGGTCAATTTCCTTG ATGAGACTCTACAGGCTGGCCTACCTAGAGGGTGCACACTAAGCTATGACCTTCAACCAAGCGGGAAGGAAG TTGAACTTGCTGCAGATTCTTCTCATGCTCCGTCTGTGCAGACCATGCTCGGCACATCCACAGATAAAGTTAAAGTCCATGCCACATCATTAGTGAGAATTTCTG GTGCTCCAATCTGCCAGATCATTTCTCGTGCCTTGAAAGTTCATGCCAAAAACCCTGGGATATTGTCACCGACAAATGCAG GCACAAAGCGTCTAATACAAGCAGGTTGTCATGCTCGGAATCAAATGGGTGGACTGCGAACTGTTGAGGATGATATTTATCCAAAAAAGCAACGGACGGACGGGG